The genomic segment CCCCCAAGCCCCGTGTCCCCCAAGGCCGGGAAGGGCTTGCCCACCTGAGCTGATCGCGCCAGCAGTCACGCTCATTCGTCGGGCCCCATCAGCTGGGACAGGCAATAACTTTGCAAGTCTCGTACCTCTTGCAAACCTTGCTGACGTGCTTGGTTGACCCAAGACTCAATCTGTTGAATGGCCAATGCTGGCGAATAAGGTAGCCAGTCAGCCATATCATGTTTGAGTCGTGAGTAAATCAGGTCCGGTATGGCTGTATCCAGCATCTGCCCAAACTGCGCTGAGGTGATAGCCAGACGCTCTTTGGCATATGCAGTTTCATTTCCTCCAGATACGGCCACCCAATTGGCTTCACGATCACGAAACCACCATCGATACAGCGGCCCAAGCATCAACGCGCGCTGGTCAGATGACAAGGCAGCCAACAGGTTCGGCAAGGTCCGTGTATCAGCAAACCGCAACATGTATTCGTCGTGATCTGGCTCGACAGCTACATCGACATAACAAGCGAAATGTGCGGCCAACGCCGATAACGAATGACGACTAGCCATCACGCTGAGCATGGGTAAGCCATCTGCCAGTGCAATCAACTTTGCCAATGTGGGCCACTGGCTGTCGATCGAGTTCAGCGTTATCAGTAAAGGAGACATGTCCGGCGTCGCCCCAGGTACATGGGCCATCAGATTTTGCCAACTATTCGGCAGAGGCTGAATCGCACGCAATACTTGCTCATGGAAAGCATGATCGACCAGCGCATATATCGAGTAAGTCGTCAGATCCAGCTCAGACAAATGTTGGGTCAATACCGCCAAACTATGACTGGGGTTGGGGTCAATATACATGGGGAGGTCAGTTTTTCATGGCAAAAGGAGAGCCAGATTCCAAGGCTTTCAGCATACATTCCTTACATACACTGCCTGGCATTTGCGGTAGGCCCATCGATTCATCTCCTGGCCCAGTATAGTGACGAGAGGCCGCATGAATCTTGATCTCCCCCGGGCATTGCGCCTGAAACCCACCGTCCAGCGTCAAGCTCGCGCCACCAGCGGTCTGGATCACGATCCGTTTCGGGGCCGCCAGGGTGGTATCCGCGCTGGCACTCTCGGCTGTCAGTGCGCCTTTCGCCGCCAGGGTCAGTGTGCTGTCCTGCGCCTGAATCAACAATTCGTCTTCGCCTGTGATCAGGCTCAGGCCGATGCCCTGATGTAGTTCGCCCTCCACCGTGCCGCCAATCACGCTGATGCTCTGCCCTGCATCCCAGCGTTGCTGCTCTCCCGCTGCATAGCTTTGGTGACGGCCGCTCAGCCAGCTATGGCTTTCATGCGCGAGATACAGGCTGTCACGGCTGGTGGCAATGAGGCCGCCGCGACTGGCGAGGATCAGGACTGGATCGGTCAGTTGCGGTGTGGTATCCGGTGC from the Chitinivorax sp. B genome contains:
- a CDS encoding DUF4123 domain-containing protein, whose translation is MYIDPNPSHSLAVLTQHLSELDLTTYSIYALVDHAFHEQVLRAIQPLPNSWQNLMAHVPGATPDMSPLLITLNSIDSQWPTLAKLIALADGLPMLSVMASRHSLSALAAHFACYVDVAVEPDHDEYMLRFADTRTLPNLLAALSSDQRALMLGPLYRWWFRDREANWVAVSGGNETAYAKERLAITSAQFGQMLDTAIPDLIYSRLKHDMADWLPYSPALAIQQIESWVNQARQQGLQEVRDLQSYCLSQLMGPDE